A part of Sebastes fasciatus isolate fSebFas1 chromosome 10, fSebFas1.pri, whole genome shotgun sequence genomic DNA contains:
- the cysltr1 gene encoding cysteinyl leukotriene receptor 1 produces the protein MEPNMTHCYNQSIDDFRNKVYSTSYSLITVLGLVGNGFALVVLIRAYRQSSPFHVYMLNLAVSDLLCVMTLPLRVLYYVTGEWNLGDFVCRISSYALYVNLYCSIYFMAAMSVTRFLAIVFPVQNLRLVTENRARLVCVGVWVFICLSSSPFLMTGEKRDPITNKTTCFEPPAQGTDMKKLIWLNYLSLVVGFALPFLVILICYAGIVRALLSRTNAARRQRDTGTRAIRMIVIVLLTFLICFMPYHVQRTIHLSFLSQPGRSCPEKLAMQKSVVVTLCLAAANSCFDPLLYFFSGEGFRSRLSSLRRSMKESTHNRIVRVMPVKGSESGLNHQQG, from the coding sequence ATGGAGCCAAATATGACACACTGTTACAATCAGTCCATCGATGACTTTCGTAACAAGGTTTACTCCACATCCTACTCCCTCATCACCGTGCTGGGCCTGGTTGGGAATGGCTTCGCCCTGGTGGTGCTGATCAGAGCGTACCGCCAGAGCTCACCTTTTCACGTCTACATGCTGAACCTGGCCGTGTCCGACCTGCTGTGCGTCATGACGCTGCCACTGAGAGTCCTCTACTATGTCACGGGCGAGTGGAACCTGGGGGACTTCGTCTGTCGCATCAGCTCCTACGCCCTCTATGTCAACCTCTACTGCAGCATCTACTTCATGGCTGCCATGTCCGTCACGCGTTTCTTGGCCATCGTCTTCCCTGTGCAGAACCTGCGGCTGGTGACAGAGAACCGTGCTCGCCTGGTGTGCGTGGGCGTCTGGGTGTTCATCTGCCTTTCGTCCTCACCCTTCCTGATGACGGGCGAGAAAAGGGACCCCATCACAAATAAAACCACGTGCTTTGAGCCTCCAGCACAAGGTACAGATATGAAGAAACTAATCTGGCTGAACTATTTGTCCCTGGTGGTGGGCTTTGCCCTGCCCTTCCTGGTAATCCTGATCTGCTACGCCGGCATAGTCCGTGCCCTGCTGTCCCGCACCAACGCTGCCCGACGCCAGCGGGACACGGGCACCAGAGCCATCCGAATGATTGTCATCGTCCTGCTGACCTTCCTCATCTGCTTCATGCCGTACCACGTGCAGCGCACCATCCACCTGAGCTTCCTGTCCCAGCCTGGCAGGTCCTGCCCAGAGAAACTTGCCATGCAGAAGTCCGTCGTGGTGACGCTGTGTCTGGCTGCTGCCAATTCATGCTTCGATCCgctgctttattttttttccggCGAGGGTTTCCGCAGTCGCTTGTCCTCCCTGCGCAGGTCAATGAAGGAAAGCACCCACAACCGTATAGTCAGGGTGATGCCCGTCAAAGGCTCAGAGTCTGGGTTAAACCATCAGCAGGGCTGA